A region of the Mesobacillus jeotgali genome:
AGGCCTTGGGCGTCCCTAACAATCAATCGTTTATTGGTAAAGATTGCGCTGTCGCGAATGGTTTTGTAAGCTGCGATTGCTTTTTCGCCTTCGACCAAGAGTCCATCCACATCGTTTGGTATCGGGCATTCAGAAATGAATGTCCATGCTAAAATTGCTTGAGTTGCGACCATTTCGATAACCTCCTGAAATAAGTATCTTCCCTTCTTTTATTCTGTATTTTAATGGGAATACCTGCTAAATCTTTTTCTTTTTCCAGGGTCTTAAAAAGGAAATAATAAAGATGAAAATGGTGACGGCAACTTGAAAATAGACTGCACTTTGTCTTGTTTCGTGATTCTGGATGAAAATAGGATTACTTAATGCTGCTTCCTTTTGTGTCTCGAGTAACTCCATATTTTCGACCATCAGCTCGTCCACTACAAAAATCCCGACAATTGTTTGAATGATATACAGCAGGAATTTCACGCCAATCCATTTGTGCTTGAAAAATCCCCAATTGGTGAAGAAGCCATATATGAAGCCGACCAGCAGGGTTCCAATCGCACCCCATCTGACAATATGGTCACTGATCGTGACGATGTTTTTGTAGCCAAGGTAGGCCTCGTCATATTGAGTGAAATCAATATGGAGATTTAACGCTACGGAGCTCAAAATCCCCCCAAAGAATAACACCACCAGAAAGACGTGCATCATTTTTAACCATCTCAAGCCCTTAGGCCCTATTTTTTTCATGTCATACCTCCAGGTTGCTTTATGATGCTTCCTATTATAGAAGGAGGTGGACAATCCAATAATGTTCCGCAGCCTTAAACATCTGTACGACTGTGGACTTATTTTTCATTTTTTTTTTGGGAGGGGGTAGAAGAAAAAAGTATCCGATAGATACCAAAAAAGGACAACGTTCTCGGACATCGCCCCATGCTTCCTACCGTATTGATTTGGATTTTGTTTTCGGGTAGTATGGTATTACTATTTTATGGAAGGGTGACTTGGGGCGATGATGAACTAATCCTGTTTAAGAATGAATTGGAATACATCAATCTTTCTGGATAGGGTTAGGCCTGCCTTCTGAGAACTCAATGTTAATGATGAATATACCGTGGTATGTTCTGTGTTCTTTTTGTGGTTGAAGTGCCCCTCTATCCAGTATAGAATAGGGGGCTTTTTTATGTCTGAAATGACACATGACCCAAAAGTAGGCTTGGGTGCATTGTTTAAAAATCAGGTAATACGGACAATTTTGCTGTCGGTGCTGTTTTTGCAGATCGGGATCTGGGTACGGAATTATTCGATTCTGTTGTATGTGATTGAAAAGACGAACGAAAACCCGATTGCGGTTTCTTTGATATCTGTTGCTGAATTTGCGCCGATTTTCTTATTTTCGTTCATAGGTGGGACGTTCGCGGATCGCTGGCGGCCGAAGAAGACGATGATCTGGTGTGATCTGTTAAGTGCGGTATCTGTTTTTGCGGTGCTGCTGACGTTGTTTTTTGGGAGTTGGAAAATGATTTTCTTCGCTACATTGGTTTCTTCCATCCTGTCGCAATTTTCACAGCCGTCAGGGATGAAGCTGTTCAAACAGCATGTACCGATGGAGCTTGTCCAAATGGGGATGTCGATGTACCAGACCGTCTTTGCGCTCTTTATGATTCTAGGACCTGTTCTTGGGACCTTTGTCTATCAGCGCTTCGGGATTCTTGCATCTGTTGCCGTAATGGGAGTTGCCTTCATTTGCTCCGCAGCGGTCTTGCTGATGCTGCCTGCAGATAAGGAAGCATCTGAAGAAAAACCAAAAACAACTTTGATGGAAGAGATGAAGGCGGGATTCCGCTATGTATTAAACAGCAGGGCGTTGTCATTGCTGGGCGGATGTTTCGCGGCAGCAGGTCTCGCCATCGGATTGACCCAGCCGCTTGGCGTATTCCTGATTACAGAAAGGCTGGGATTGCCTAAGGAAGATCTGCAATGGCTAATGGCCGCGTTTGGAGTAGGAATGATTCTAGGTGGAGGCATCACAGTTGCGATTTCGAGGAAGGTTCAGCCGCAGGTGCTGCTGGCGATCGGTATGGCAGCCAGTGCAATAGGGTTTATCGGGATGGGATTATCAACCGTATTCTGGCTGACATTGACGGCGCAATTTTTCTCTGGATTGTTTATGCCATGCATTCACATCGGCATCAATACAATGATTTTACAAAACACGGAAGAATCCTTCATTGGGCGCGTGAACGGTATCCTTAACCCAGTCTTCATGGGGGCGATGGTCATCACCATGTCAGCAGCAGGATGGCTGAAAACACATCTTTCTATTGTCTACATTTATGAAACGGCAGCCATTCTGCTCTTTATTGGCATTATGGTTTTGGTTCCTTTGATGAAAAAGAATCCGAAGGTAAGCCTTGAAAAGGGAGTATAGGGGAAAGGAGGTCCTTTTTTAAGGGCCTCCTTTCTTGTTAAGACAAAATCCTTTTTTCTCCCTGAAGGGCCTGGATCGGGTCGATGTTCTGCGTGAACTCGAGGGTGCCGATGTACTGGTTGTCTTCGTCACGAACGGCAAAGTAACGGATGTAGACGAATTTGTCGCGGATTTTGATCCAGAAATCTTCGGTGTCTTTTTTGCCTGATTTGAAGTCACGCAACAGGTCCTCGACTACATGAACGCTTCGTGGCGGGTGGCAGTTTTGGACAGTACGGCCAATCACGGCTTTTGTGCGCGCGAAGATCCGTTCCTTTCCATGTGAAAAATAGCGGACCACATCATTCTGGTCAATGAAGGTAATATCGACAGGCAGATGGTTCAGCAGCAGTTCGAGCTGCTTTAATGACAGGATGCCTGTCTCCATTTTAATATAGCCTTCAGAGATGGCGTCAGCGTCGATCTGTCTTCGGGCAGGCTTCCATTCCTCGGTTGGAGCGGTCAGAAAGTAGCCAATCTCATCACTTTCGTGTGCGATCTTAACCCATTCATCCTCGGTGAAATTTTGCAACGCCATTGGGAAGAGGATATTTTCTTCCCTGTAGATCATTTCGCTGACTTCCCTGATGACAAACTGGACTTCCTCGATGACCGTGTTTTTATTGCCGTCATAATTGGCCAGTTTTTGCTTCGCGGCCTTAATCCCGTCCCGGATAAAGTCGTCAATCCTCCACATATTTGTCGTTGGGCCGTAAATCCCGTACTTTTCAAGGTAGGGGAAGATCAGGTTCTCTTTTCGGCTGTAGTGCTTATCAATGTCATAGAGCAGATTGCAGTCTTCCAGTAAGTAATTTATATGTTCCGGGCTGTCTGCTTCCGCGAATTGTTCCAGGTGAACCTGCAGCCTGTTTTGTAAAAGCAGTTCAATCTCGCGGTTTTCCAGCTCGAATGTATGAACTGGATGTCCTGGCTGCTCCTCCGGTCCGTACGTGGAAAAGTTATCTTCAATTGCTCCTCTAAACATAGCCGAATGGGCAGAGTATATACGTTGCATTTCTGCAACAGACAAATCACCTTCAGCCAGCTCGACATGCTCTAGGCCGGCAATTTCATCAATTGTTATTTTTCCAATAAAAGCATCAAAGTGCGCTCTAACTTCGTTGGCATTTTTACCATCATGCAGATCTTTGAATAGCTGTTTTAAAATCACCTTGCGTTTCGCAGGATCCATTGCTTTCAACTCACGGTTATTAATTATTTCACTCATGTCCATGCTCCTCCCAGAGTGTATATAGGATGCAGTTAATCATGTTTCATATCGTAAAAATAACACTTATCCAAACATAAAGTAGTGATGCAAATCATTCTTTGTGGGTTTTTTGAGAAATTAAGCATGGAAAATTGAGCTGTAAAGGACCAAGCTAAAATGTAAAGATAGGAACGATTAAATGACCGGGGAGAAACTTCCTTGCGGGACAATATAATAGCGGAGAAGTAAACAAGCAGGGGGGAAGGTTGCAGGAACTAAGAAAAGTGGCCTAATCCAATTTGAATTAGGCGCTTTTATAACGGAACTTATGTTGGATCATAACCATCAGGTACCCAAACAGCCATTTCATTACCGGGAGCTGCAACGACCATCCAATCCTCCTCCGGCAATACGCCGGCCTGCCAGCATTCATAATCGTTGTGGCTGCCATTTACGAACAGTATATAACCATTCTTGAAGGTAAAGATGAGGTGTGGGGAGTGCTTACCAAGTTCAACCCCCGCGACTTCTTGTCTCTGAATCTCAGATATTATTTTGGACGCTTCTGCTTCAGAATACTCATCCATATCATACTCGCTGGCAGGGAACTGCTCAGATGAAGACCGATAAAGACACCATCTGGACTCTATGTTCAAATAAAGCTGTCCGTCCGAAAAGGCATTATTATGAAAATAAAGTTTTTTAGTGCCTGGCATAAAGCTTTTCACCCTGGCTTCGATAAAAAGGTGTTGTAATACATTCTCTGCAAAGGCTCTTACCTCGTTTTTCATCGTGGACTCCTTGATTATTTTATACTTCATTATTATATGAATTGAATAGCAGGGGAAGAAAAAAGAGAAGCCCTGGATAAATCCCGGACTCCTCTTTTTGAAGTTTACGCTGCTTCAGATTCTTTAGAGTGCACTTGTTTCATAAACTCGTTTACATCCGATGGTACTTTGCGGTCGAGCTTTGAAACAATATAAACGGACAGGAATCCGATTGGGACTGTGATGATTCCCGGTACGTTGAATTGCAGGAATTCCGGCAGGGAGGTCTTGAAGAAAATCATGTACATGGATGCGACCAGGCCAATGACAAGGCCGGCAATCGCTCCTTTTTCCGTCATTCCTCTCCACCAGATGCCAAGGATAAAGATTGGCGTAAACGTGCTAGCCGCCACCGTGAAGGCGAGTGCGACCAGGTGGCCGATGGAGGCTTCTTTTACCATAAGGCCAAGCGCTCCGTACAAGACACCAAGGACAATGATTGAAACCTTACCAGCAATGACGCGCTCTTTTTCAGTAATATTTTTCCGGAAGAAGGTTGCGTACAAATCATGGGCCAGGGCTCCAGAGCTTGCGATGAATAGCCCGGAAAGATTTGAGAAGACAGCTGCGAATGCACCGGCGATGACAAGGCCGAGCAGCCATTCTCCGCCAAGGGCCTGTGCTGTCGATGGAATCACCATGTTGTTTCCGCCGGCGATCAGGTCTTTCATGACAGCCGGATCAGCTTCACCAGTCAGGAAGATTGAGCGTCCAACTACTCCAAGGTAAACAGCGAACAGGAAGAACACGCTTGCGATCCCAATGGCCATCAGAGCGGATCTGCGCGCTGCTTTCGCACTTGGGTTTGTATAGAAGCGCAAAAGGATGTGCGGAAGACCGATCGTTCCAAGTGAAAGCCCGATTGTCATCGAAATGGTTTGCCAGAAGGACGGGAAGTAGTTGCCAGTTCCAGTCCAGACGGAACCATCGAACGGGATATCTTTTCCGTCAGTCGTGAAGCCAGCTGTACCAGTGATCGTTCCTTTGAACTCATTAATCGATGCCAGGATCTCTTGATAATGAAGTCCGCCCCAGATGGCTGCGCCGACCATAAGGAGGAACGCGCCAAGGCGAATCCATAATTCAAGCGCCTGGTTAAGTGTGGTTCCCTTCATGCCTCCGATTCCTACATAAAAAATCATCACGGAGCAGGTAAAGATGATTCCGAATTCGTAGCTAGTCCCAAAGAACATGCTCAGGATCTGCGCGGCACCAAGCAGCTGAGGGGCTGCATAAAAGCCGGATATCGCCAGTACAACAGCCACTGCTGCAAGACGTGCACGGCGGCTGTGGAAGCGATAGGCCAGAAAATCGGCGACAGTATAAGCGCCAAAGCGGCGAAGCGGTCCAGCGACGAAAATTGCGAGCAATGTCAGACCGATGGAGAAGCAGAATGCATAATACGCGCCATCGTAGCCTAGCTGATAGGTAAGGCCGGCAATTCCAAGGAAGGTGGCTGCACTCAGATAGTCGCCGCCAATCGCGGAGCCGTTCGTAAACCAGCCGAAGCTGCGTCCGCCGACGAAGTAGTCTGAAGCAGTCGCGCTTCTTTTTGTCAGGTAAGTAATGTAGACAATGGTTCCCATCAGGATCAGGGTCAACAGGAATTTGGGTTCAAGGAAAGTTGACATCAGCCAATCCTCCTTCCATCAGCAGAAGATGTGGATTGCTGTGCTTGCTGTTTTTTCAGACGCTTTTCATATAAGTTCGTATGGATAAATGCAATGATAAATGCCATCGCCATCGCGACGATACTGGTCAAGAACCAGCTGTAAGTCATGCCGCCCCACATACGGGAGAACATGAAATCTCCTGCATACCAGTTCAAAATAGGAATGGATAGGATAAAAACATAATAAAAGAGCGTTAGTTTAATGCCAGTACTGAATTCACTTTTCATGATTTTCTTTGTTTCCGGATCAAGCGGCTTTAAATCTTTAACGTCAATTGTATCAGCCGCTACATAATTATACTCCCGATACTCCCCTGCCAAATAAAATTCCCCCTAGAAAATATTTTGGCTGCCGCCTGTAATCATTTCCCTCCTTTAGGCAAGCCATGATATGATTAAATTGATTTTACGACAGAGAATTGTCCAATGCCTTACAATAAATTATCAGAAATATACAAATATTTAATATAATTAAATTTTTATTCGTTAAAATGGATATTCACAAAGGGGGTGTTCAATTTGTATCGAGTTTTGCTTTCGGTTGAAGATGAGAGGGAATACAGGAAACTGGCTGCCTGGATTTTGGAAGAATGCAAGGAGAATTGTAAGCTCGCAGAACACGAGAAGGATATACATATCGCGATTATTGAAGTGAACAAATGGCATGATTGGGTAAAAATACACCGGTTCCGCAAGCGGAATAAAGACTGCCGGATCATTCCGCTGCTCGACCCATCCCTGCTTCACACCTCTC
Encoded here:
- a CDS encoding DUF2269 family protein, with product MKKIGPKGLRWLKMMHVFLVVLFFGGILSSVALNLHIDFTQYDEAYLGYKNIVTISDHIVRWGAIGTLLVGFIYGFFTNWGFFKHKWIGVKFLLYIIQTIVGIFVVDELMVENMELLETQKEAALSNPIFIQNHETRQSAVYFQVAVTIFIFIISFLRPWKKKKI
- a CDS encoding MFS transporter; its protein translation is MSEMTHDPKVGLGALFKNQVIRTILLSVLFLQIGIWVRNYSILLYVIEKTNENPIAVSLISVAEFAPIFLFSFIGGTFADRWRPKKTMIWCDLLSAVSVFAVLLTLFFGSWKMIFFATLVSSILSQFSQPSGMKLFKQHVPMELVQMGMSMYQTVFALFMILGPVLGTFVYQRFGILASVAVMGVAFICSAAVLLMLPADKEASEEKPKTTLMEEMKAGFRYVLNSRALSLLGGCFAAAGLAIGLTQPLGVFLITERLGLPKEDLQWLMAAFGVGMILGGGITVAISRKVQPQVLLAIGMAASAIGFIGMGLSTVFWLTLTAQFFSGLFMPCIHIGINTMILQNTEESFIGRVNGILNPVFMGAMVITMSAAGWLKTHLSIVYIYETAAILLFIGIMVLVPLMKKNPKVSLEKGV
- a CDS encoding DUF438 domain-containing protein, with translation MSEIINNRELKAMDPAKRKVILKQLFKDLHDGKNANEVRAHFDAFIGKITIDEIAGLEHVELAEGDLSVAEMQRIYSAHSAMFRGAIEDNFSTYGPEEQPGHPVHTFELENREIELLLQNRLQVHLEQFAEADSPEHINYLLEDCNLLYDIDKHYSRKENLIFPYLEKYGIYGPTTNMWRIDDFIRDGIKAAKQKLANYDGNKNTVIEEVQFVIREVSEMIYREENILFPMALQNFTEDEWVKIAHESDEIGYFLTAPTEEWKPARRQIDADAISEGYIKMETGILSLKQLELLLNHLPVDITFIDQNDVVRYFSHGKERIFARTKAVIGRTVQNCHPPRSVHVVEDLLRDFKSGKKDTEDFWIKIRDKFVYIRYFAVRDEDNQYIGTLEFTQNIDPIQALQGEKRILS
- a CDS encoding sodium/solute symporter — translated: MSTFLEPKFLLTLILMGTIVYITYLTKRSATASDYFVGGRSFGWFTNGSAIGGDYLSAATFLGIAGLTYQLGYDGAYYAFCFSIGLTLLAIFVAGPLRRFGAYTVADFLAYRFHSRRARLAAVAVVLAISGFYAAPQLLGAAQILSMFFGTSYEFGIIFTCSVMIFYVGIGGMKGTTLNQALELWIRLGAFLLMVGAAIWGGLHYQEILASINEFKGTITGTAGFTTDGKDIPFDGSVWTGTGNYFPSFWQTISMTIGLSLGTIGLPHILLRFYTNPSAKAARRSALMAIGIASVFFLFAVYLGVVGRSIFLTGEADPAVMKDLIAGGNNMVIPSTAQALGGEWLLGLVIAGAFAAVFSNLSGLFIASSGALAHDLYATFFRKNITEKERVIAGKVSIIVLGVLYGALGLMVKEASIGHLVALAFTVAASTFTPIFILGIWWRGMTEKGAIAGLVIGLVASMYMIFFKTSLPEFLQFNVPGIITVPIGFLSVYIVSKLDRKVPSDVNEFMKQVHSKESEAA